From the genome of Triticum aestivum cultivar Chinese Spring chromosome 1A, IWGSC CS RefSeq v2.1, whole genome shotgun sequence:
CTCGAGCGAAAGGCTGCGAGCTGCCGTTTGGAAGACCAATAGATGAGATTTGGGCCCAAGAAGACGCAAAACCTAGAGGTGGATTTGCGTGTATCGGGGTAGCCGGCCCAACCGACGTCGGAATAGGCAGCAAGGTCGCGAGATGACGACATATAGATCTGAAGCCCAAAGTGTGAGGTGCCCTTGAGGAGCAAAGAATTCTTTTGACAAGTTGAAAGTGCGAGGTGTGTGGGTCATGCTTGAAAAGGCAAGCCTGCTGGATGGCATAGGAAATATCCGGGCATGTTAAAGTGAGGTACTGTAGGGCGCCAGCGAGACTCTGGTAGAGTGTAGGGTTGGGAAGAGGATAACTATCAGTGGCGGATGCTTTGGATTTGGTGTCAGCAAGGGTCGGTATGGGATTGCAGTTCAACGCAAGCTCCAAAATTTCAAGCACGTACTGTGGTTGAGAAAGAAACATACCAGAGAGGTTGCGTCTGACGTTAATGCGAAGAAATTGGTGAATATCTCCAAGATTAATCATGGCTAATTTGGTTTTGAGAGAGGTGATGATAGAATTCATGGTGAAGGGCGAGTTGGCAGTGagaataatatcatcaacgtagaGTAAAAGATAGGCAACCGAAGAACCATGATGAAAAATGAAAAGTGAGGTGTCACATTTGGAAGATACGAACCCCAAGGAGAGAATATATGACTGGAAACGCAAGAACCAGGTGTGTTTGGGGGGGCTGTTTCAACCCATATAAAGATTTCTTGAGGAGACATACGTTGTTCGGATTGGAGGAGTCAATGAAGCCAACGGGTTGAGAGCAATacacggtttcaccaagatcaccGAGTAAGAATGCGTTCTTGACGTCCAGTTGATAAGGGGCCAAGCCTGAGTTGTAGCAAGACCGAGGATGATCCGAACGGTGGCTGGTGTGACAACCGGACTGAGCATCTCCATGTAGTTGACACCTTCTTGTTGGGTGAAGCCATGTAAGACCCATGGTGCCTTGTTCCGAGCCAGCAAGCCATTGGAATTGAATTTGTGGTGGTAGATCCACTTGCCAGTGACCATATTTGTACCTGTAGGACGAGGAGCCAAACTCCAAGTGTCGTTCTTAATAAAAGCATTAAATTCATCACACATAGCACCATGCCAATTGGGGATTTTAGGGCTTGTTTATATGAGGAGAGGATGGGtgagatggtggtggtggttgttaaAGTGAATGAACGACGTGGCTGGGCAAAGCCCCGCTTGGCTCTGGTCAGCATGCGATGTGAATCTAGTGGTGGTGTAACACGCACAACAAGGCATGGCATGGTGGGAGTGGATGGCGTGAGCTGCGAGGGAGAGTCGGTGGGTCCTGGGGCAGAGGGTGCAGGGGAGGTAGGCACGACAGACGAAGGGATCTGCGGGCGATCTGAGGGCGATCGGAAGTGGGGGCAGAAGGGAATCTGCATGCAACTGGTGGGAGGTGGACGCATGGGGAGCGGTAGGTGGGGCGCGAGACCCGGTCAACTCAGTGGTGGGTCAAGGGGACGTGTGGGGTGCACGGGGTGGGTCGATGCGAGACGAGGTGGAACTAGCGGGATTTCCGACGTCCGAGCTAGGTGGGCTGCTAATCCGGGAGCAAATCACACTGCACATGGGGATAGGGATAGGATCCGGTGCGGCTGGGCCAGTTGGGACCATGTCTGTGGGAGGGgtgtagggaaaggtggtttcatCAAAAATAACATGCCTGAAGACAGTGACACGTCGACTTTGAAGATCAAGACATCGGTAGACCTTCTGCTCAAGGGGGTAACCGAGAAAAACACACCGTGTCGAGCATAGCGCTAATTTATGAGGACTTGTGGTGTAGAGATGGGGAAAACATAAACATCCGAAGGCACGGAGATGATCGTAGTTGGGTTGGACACCGGTGACGAGGAAGTAAGGCGTGTAGGGCTTGGAGGTGGTGTGGAGGAATTCGACCCAAAAAGGTGGGGGGAGGGAGCCATGAAGAAGAAGCATACGGACAACATCATTGGTGGTTCCAATCATGCGTTCAATTTATTTGGTCTTTTTAACAGCCCCGCCGGCTCAACACAGACTAGACATCCAAAAATGACCGACTTGCATGCGTTTGTATGTATTAGGTGTTTTGGAAATAGGGTTTGTGGTTGTAAATGGCAAAATTTGAGGTCCACCCGTTTACTGTCTATGGGTGCGCCCGGACATGTTTGTGGACGTTTGAGGGCCCAAATTCACTGGTTGTAGCAGTAGATGCTCTAACAGGATCCGTTGATTCGTTGTGTTCATGTGAGTTTGCCCCGGGGGAGTTGATCGATCCGATTCATCTAAAGGATGGCTTGGAGTGCAAGTGGGGAAAGAAGAAGGCGGCTGACACAGGGGTTGTCCGGCTGTTGCGGCTCTGCGCGCGTGTCCGCTGGTTTTGAAATTGAGCCCGTGTTGTATGTGGAAAACAATGTTGTGACGTGATCAAGGGGCTACACGTCGACGGTAGGAGAGGACTGACTTGCATTGGTGACCAAAACCGGGGCGGCGACCGACAAAACCAACTGCGAAAACGGCAACGTCCTCCTTTTGGAACGGCCCGCCACCTGATGCATCGTCGACGGGACGAGGCGCCCAATCCAACGCTCGCTTCTAAATGGACCAGCCCATCTGGCTTCTCCGTTCGCGGAAGCATGAACAgttttgggaagcttctagaagcagCACAAATGCTTTTGTGAAGCTTCTAAAGCTTCCGACTTTTTTTTTGGTTTCTGGTTTCTTCGACTGGGTTTTCTTCggtttttattctttcttttttcattttcattttctccTTTTTCTAGTTTTTCGTTTTACTGAACATTTCCTtaatttcttgattttttttcaaatttgtgaacgttttcaaattcttgaacttttttcaaattcacgaacattCTTTTCAAATTCCCAGAATTTTATTCAAATTGTGATTTTTTTCAGATTTGTGAACCTTTTTTTAAAATTGTTTCAGaccttttttcaaatacatgattttttaaattcatgaacattttcaaatccATGAGATTTTTTCGTACTCGTTAACTTTTTCAGTTTCATAAGCTGTTTTCAAATTTACGAACTTTTCTAGATCCATGTTTTTAAAAGATAATGGTTAAATTGGTCAACACTTGACCGACAACTGTTAATGGAGTGAACATATACCGGTTGTTTGAGCAAGGCGATTGAACAAAACCGGCTGCATGCGCGAGCGAGTGATCCGTGCGCTTGTTGGGCCAGCCCACGGAGGCGGTTGCAAGCGCCAGGTTTCGTACTGGCGCCTGAAGCGTCGATTAGGAATTGTCGGACAAAGCTTACTTGTAAGGGCCGGTGTCGACTGACACCATGCCGAAGGTAAATTTGGTCCAAAATTTCACTCCTAGCCAAAGGTGTTTGTTTGCTAGTTTATGGCCATCATATGTTCAAGTTGATTTCGGTTTTGGAGTAGTGGAGTAATATGGTAATATGAGTAGTGTGGTACATTTTCAGCTCTAGAGGATAGGTTGTGTCCCTTCACAAGTATCTATCTAGGGCAATATCAATAGTTGGTCCATCTGCTCAAAAGGTGCACTATGGAGCCTCATGCTTTGGTGGATCCTCGTTTTAGTAAGTAGTAGAGGCTCTTTGAATTTTGTGGGAATTTTCTAAGTGGAGAAAATATGGGTTGCTTTGTCAAGCCACATTATCAGGGACATTGTTTTCAGAAGAAAAGAAAATTTCTTTGGGAAGAGTGGCTTGGCTATGGGAAGAGGATTACGGTATATCCTTAGAGATATTTTTGGGTTGCTTGATGCACCTTTCTTCTGGCTAGAAACAAAGTGGTCAAGGAAAATTCAAATAAGGGCACAAAAAGCAAACGAGCcccaaaaaatgaaaatgaaaaaagaatCAGGGTATTACAACTTGTGACCACACGTTGCGGTTTAGCAACATGAATATCGCGTTTTACATGGTGGGGAACACAACCACCCAAAATTAAGTTATAATAGTTGTGCCGCTAATCAGTGAGGTGTTGTCCATCTTTAGCAACCACAAGCAAGACGGCTGTGTTGCAGTGTTCAAAAGCAACGTGATGGTGTCACCCCTTCTGGCGTCTTCTCCTTTGACAGGCTAGCACTGCGGTGGAAGGCAACGATGGCGTCAGCCATTGTAGGCACACACTCTCCAGGTGAAACCCCATGATCCAGTCGGATTAGACGATGTCGACATCTTGTTACCTTGTTAAAGGTGTCGGATCGAAGCCTGTTTTTAGGGTGATAGCCCTTGTTCTAACATCTGGCTGGGCCAGCCAATATTGGTGTTTGGGCTGTTATTCCTTCTTAAAGGTGTTGTTTTAGAGTGACGCACCCTTTATCTATTACTATATAGCTTCTAGGTTTTCGGTAGCATTTGAAGATGTTGCCACGTGGCTTGCCTATGCGGATGGCCTCCGACATGTTTCTTTTATTTTCCCGTGTCGAGTTTATCGGCCTCAATACTTAGCTTTGCTTGACATTGGTTCTATAATTAATAATACATGATTGTCTGCACCATCCAATGCAGAGGCCGAGGGTGTATCCTCATTAAAAAAACATGGATCACTTGAGTAGATTGAACACATTAAGTGTCTGAGAAGTAGTAAATTTACAAATTTTCCCATAAAAATCATCATCAGAAGACTAGCTACTTCCCTTGAAGATAAATAACACAACTTGTAGACGTGGGGTGATGGCAAGTCCTAGTTTCAGCCTTCACTTGGCGCTCACATGCTCCGTCTGAAATGTGGTGTTGATCTGTCTTGCATCGGTGGACATGTTAGTGTCATATCCCGTTGTAGCCGTTCAGGTTTCCAACACTCGCGGTCGTATAAAATCAAGCATTCACGTCGTTGCGCGCGGCCTCAAGCTTAAGGCACTCCTGTAGTTGTAACACCACGTCGGTCATTGTGGGCCGTTGCTCTGGTAGTTGGGCCGTGCATTTGAGCGCAGTCTCTGTGGCTTTCCACACGCTGTTGACATCATGATCGTTGTGCATGCGCACATCTACTATAGTTTCAATGTTGCCATGGGCGAGGCGCTGTCGCACCCACTGGACAATGCTCGTCGGCTCTGGATCGTTCAGGATGTGAGGTTGCCCTGTGATTATCTCGAGAAGCACCACACCGAAGCTAAACACGTCACTCTTGTTGGTTAGTTGAAATGTTGCTAGGTACCTACCAAAATATGAAATCCATTTGAGTGTCAAGTGAAGTATAGCACGTCATTTGTTAATAATAGGCAAGATGTTTTCACACTATAATCAATAGGAACATGCAATGGTGCACTTACTCAGGGGCAAGGTAACCGCGTGTGCCGACCACCCTGGCCGTGGACACATGGGTATCACCGTTGCTGTTGAAAGCCTTGAGCAGGCCAAAATCGGCGATCTTTGCCTCCAGGTTTGCATTCAGCAATATGTTGGACGTCTTCACATCCCTGTGGATGAGGGGCGGGTTGCATCCCTTGTGCAGATACTCTAGTCCTGCATGCATCAACATCACATCATCATGGACGATATCACCATTAATTTGAGCTTCCATGGTTAAGTTTGATGAAGAAAACCCAGATTAAAAAACTCACCTTGCGCGGATTGCAGTGCAATACGAAGAGTCTGTCTCCAGGTTAAACACCTTGCATTGTTCTCTCTCCCTGCAAAAGATCATCAGATAAGTAGCTTGCGCTAAGCTTTTTCATATTTGTCACTTAGAGCCTATATATAAATTATGTTCTGGGTGTTTACAAATTGAGTAATTTTCATACTTCTTAGATGTTCATGCAAGGCTCCTTCAGACATGTACTCGTAGACAAGGGCCATGTACTCCCTGTCCTTGCAGTAGCCAATCAAGGACACAAGATTCTTGTGATGAATCTTTGCCAAGGTCTGAGCCTAAACTAAGCCAAAAAGATCAATGCATAAGCATAGAGAACTCAAAACTAGTGTGCTTAGAGGAATCAATTATAGTTGTCAAGATCTTATTCACACCTCTGCTAGGAATTCTTGTACACCTTGATCTGAAGATTCAGAACGCAATTTGACAGCCACTTGTGTGCCATCCTCCAAAAATCCAGCATATACTTTCCCGAATCCTCCTCGGCCAATCACTCGCTCGAAGCCGTTTGTCACGGCCACCAGTTCATCATACTTGAACCGTCGATTGTccaaacacaatgaatcgtgctcGTTGTTGTTTTGGGAGTGCAAGGGCGTGATATTTGCCTCGTCTTGTGACTTGACGTGGTTGCTTGTTGTTCCTTTAGAGTTCAGAGGCCAAATTGTTACTTAATCACCTCACACTTGCACTCGtgtcttttccaaaaaaaaaaaaaaacacttgCACTCGTGTGCCCAGATTTATGTGTTTGAGAAAGCTAGCTCACCTTGCATTCTCCTTCGCATGCAAAGGAACATAATTGACAAAAGCACAATCACGGACACTGCAATTATTGGGGTAAGAACATAGACGACAACCTTAGAGCTGCTCTTATTTTTAGGAGGTTGGCAATAATTTCCATTCCCGCAGAGGTTTGGATTGTTACCATATCTAGCAAAATAAAAACATCAAGAAATCCTAGTATTCATTAGTTGAGGTATAAAAAGTTTATGATCATAGAACTATCATTGGAAAATTTTGATGCTAGAGGGTACCAACTTAAGTGTTAGGGAGCCATCTTGAGTTCTTTTTAGAAGTGCCGAAGGTATTGATCCACTGAGCTGATTGGTTGTGAAATCTCTGAAAGAAAATATTATATTTAACTGGTTAATTCATGTATGACGGAATGGATCTGAAAGCAACGTTTTCATCGATATGAAAACGACATCATGAATTACTTACAAAAACACAAGCGACGGCAATTGCGAAAGGCTCTCAGGAATTGAGCCCGTCAGATTGTTGTGTGACAAATCCCTGCCAATTAGTAAGGTCCCGGTAAAGAAAACAATAACTGCATACTTTAAGAAAACAATAACATGTTGGTTGGAATTGTTGGTTTAACTGCTTACAAGTACTGTAAACCTCTAAGACTGGCCAAAGAAGATGACACATTGCCACTGAGACCACTGGAAGATAGATTCCTGCAACAAGTATATGCACAGTTACAACTTAACTTAGTGCTACTTCAACTCTTCAGGTAGTTTTGAAAAATAAGAAATTTGATGAGAAACTTCTGACTCACAAGCCTGTGACAGTTGGTGGGCTAGAAGCAGCATAGCTACAACGCAATCCATTCCACACAAAATTCTTGGGCGCACATGGATCACCCATCCAGTTCTTCTTCACACGGTACTTTTCTCTGATGGCCGAGATGGCAGAAACTGTGGCATTCTCAGCAGCAACACATAAATCTATCAGGTTCATGGCGCTATATACATAAATCGTCTGAAATATGATCACCTCCCAACTAGTCCACATGCATTCTGTGCATAACTGCTTACCTTCTTGAACGGTAGTGGCTATGTTGGTGGTGGGGATGACAGAGTAGATCTCGGCAGCGTTGATGATCGGCGGAAGTGTCGAGTTCACGGTGGCATCCAGTGAGATGTTGTACTGGTTGGAAGCATAGACGGGTTTGGTGCTGTAAAGGGTGGTGGTCGAGAGGTTGTTTGGAGTGCAGCTACCGTTCATTAACCAAGATTTTCCGTTGAGAGAGATGTAGAACTGGCGAACACCGGTGGGCTGCAGCTCTGCGAAGTGCAGCATCCATACATACCTACATATATACAATCAAGACTTCTATTATCTGAGTATCTTAAATTTCAGCCACATTTCTAATCCATATGACCAGTTATCAGTATACTGCCATCTTCATCTTTAAGTCACTCCATATATAACCTCCAAACTGGAATTGCACTAACAAGTTACATACACTCGAAAGGTGTAGTTTTACGCTAGTAGCTAGTGCGCgattttttgtgtgtgtgagaaTGTGCAATTTTAGTTCTGTGTACATTTCACAAAAAAGGGTATAATTATCGTCTTGGGTTATCCAACTATTGCTACCTGTATGTTTTTATCTTCGGAGAAGTTATGCTTTACTCGTCGCTTAACTATAACTTATTTTTGCGGGTGCGCTTTAACGATAGCTATATAGACATGATGTGACAAGTTACCTAAACTATTTTTCATCTACTGCTAAACTTTCTGTGCAGAATCACTTGGTTTTTCCTAGATCATCTTATTCAATTTTGTTATTTGAGAAAAATAGCAGGTGCACGCCTTACCTTTTTTTTAGACAGAAGACTCAAAGTGAGCCCTGCTAGATTGATAAACCCCTCGACCGGTTAGACACATCGTCATTCGGGTCAATGCGCCATCTAGGGAGTCTCACAACCCACAACGGCGAGCCATGGCGACGGCAAAGTGCCGTGCCGGCACGGCGCTTCCTCGTCAAATCACCTTTACTCATCACCTCTAGCTAACGTGCTACTGGCAGACTGCTCATCATCGTTATACAACAGAAAAAAGAGCTTCCTACTCTAGCTAGCCCATGACACGGGCTAAACCTAGCCCCTGCGTCGCTCCTCCCGCGGGCGACACGGGCGGCGCCGCCACTCCTTGCCGctagccctcctcctcctccccttccccgccgccgccggccagagCCGCCGGGGCAAAGCCCccccgcggtggctggcggcggggccttctcccctcctcgcgTTCGTGGCCTGCGGGAGCGGCCGGGCTGAGCGGAGGCGCCAGGGCGCGCGGAtcctggcggcgcggcg
Proteins encoded in this window:
- the LOC123180475 gene encoding probable LRR receptor-like serine/threonine-protein kinase At1g51860, which produces MGFIDTGTNHNLSAEYLKPSIGRIWHTVRSFAGGSAGARSCYTVRSLVSGLKYLVRAGFIYGNYDGLNRLPVFDLHIGVNYWQTINVSVAGVMAEIITVVPGDSMHMCLVNTGSGTPFISSLDVRPLENKFYPHADESQGLVLVSRTNFGASDTTFVRYPEDRFDRIWSPWSNSTIWSVISTTEKVQNSATNGNDTFEPPLPVMQTAITPINSSSPIDFTWDAQASTTNNPKPGYVWMLHFAELQPTGVRQFYISLNGKSWLMNGSCTPNNLSTTTLYSTKPVYASNQYNISLDATVNSTLPPIINAAEIYSVIPTTNIATTVQEVSAISAIREKYRVKKNWMGDPCAPKNFVWNGLRCSYAASSPPTVTGLNLSSSGLSGNVSSSLASLRGLQYLDLSHNNLTGSIPESLSQLPSLVFLDFTTNQLSGSIPSALLKRTQDGSLTLKYGNNPNLCGNGNYCQPPKNKSSSKVVVYVLTPIIAVSVIVLLSIMFLCMRRRMQGTTSNHVKSQDEANITPLHSQNNNEHDSLCLDNRRFKYDELVAVTNGFERVIGRGGFGKVYAGFLEDGTQVAVKLRSESSDQGVQEFLAEAQTLAKIHHKNLVSLIGYCKDREYMALVYEYMSEGALHEHLRRRENNARCLTWRQTLRIALQSAQGLEYLHKGCNPPLIHRDVKTSNILLNANLEAKIADFGLLKAFNSNGDTHVSTARVVGTRGYLAPEYLATFQLTNKSDVFSFGVVLLEIITGQPHILNDPEPTSIVQWVRQRLAHGNIETIVDVRMHNDHDVNSVWKATETALKCTAQLPEQRPTMTDVVLQLQECLKLEAARNDVNA